A region of Clostridium acetobutylicum ATCC 824 DNA encodes the following proteins:
- a CDS encoding amino acid ABC transporter permease: MDISSLNKVIPVLLDGTRITLLLTCSSIIIGCIIGTIIAMFKTSSVKVLNLIGKFYTWILRGTPLLLQLYVYYYGLPFLSDKLTMTPMKAAILGLSLNSGAYIAEIIRGGILAIDNGQFEASKALGLTYGQTMKRIILPQAIRVVIPPCGNEFIAMIKDTSLVSVITMEELLRKAQLLVSSSGDAVTPYLFAGIFYLILTTIFTGIFSKIEKKLSVY; the protein is encoded by the coding sequence ATGGATATAAGCTCTTTAAATAAAGTAATTCCAGTTTTACTAGATGGAACACGTATTACTTTACTACTAACTTGTTCTTCAATAATTATTGGATGTATTATAGGAACTATTATAGCTATGTTTAAAACTTCATCAGTTAAGGTATTAAATCTTATAGGTAAGTTTTACACATGGATTTTAAGGGGAACGCCTCTTTTACTGCAATTATATGTTTATTATTATGGACTACCATTTTTGAGTGATAAACTCACTATGACTCCAATGAAGGCAGCAATATTAGGCTTAAGCTTGAACTCTGGAGCGTATATTGCAGAGATAATAAGGGGTGGAATACTTGCTATTGATAATGGACAATTTGAAGCTTCAAAAGCTTTGGGTTTAACATATGGACAGACAATGAAAAGAATTATATTACCACAAGCAATAAGAGTAGTAATTCCACCTTGTGGTAATGAGTTCATAGCAATGATAAAAGATACTTCTTTGGTTTCAGTAATAACTATGGAGGAACTTTTAAGAAAAGCACAACTTTTGGTTTCCTCATCTGGTGATGCAGTTACTCCTTACTTGTTTGCAGGAATATTCTATTTAATTTTGACAACTATATTCACAGGGATATTCTCAAAGATAGAGAAAAAATTATCCGTATATTAA
- the queE gene encoding putative 7-carboxy-7-deazaguanine synthase QueE, with protein sequence MNYKVVEKFVSINGEGLKSGQLSVFIRFAGCNLNCNYCDTKWANEKDVKYTLMTEKEILSYIKETGVKNVTLTGGEPLLQDGIVELLNLLSLDSTLRVEIETNGSVSLENFLNFKNAPSFTMDYKLPDSSMENFMKTSNFKFLNKKDVIKFVVSSLKDLKKAMDIITEFNLSKKTNIYISPVFGRISPETIVDFMKDNKLNDVTLQIQIHKIIWNPNKRGV encoded by the coding sequence ATGAACTATAAAGTGGTTGAAAAATTTGTGAGCATAAATGGAGAAGGATTAAAATCAGGACAACTTTCTGTATTCATAAGGTTCGCAGGTTGTAATCTAAATTGCAATTATTGTGATACAAAATGGGCTAATGAAAAGGATGTAAAGTATACCTTGATGACAGAAAAGGAGATACTTTCATATATAAAAGAAACAGGAGTAAAAAACGTAACCTTAACAGGTGGCGAACCTCTTCTTCAAGATGGTATAGTCGAACTTTTAAACCTTCTATCTTTGGATAGCACTTTAAGAGTAGAGATAGAAACAAACGGAAGTGTATCCTTAGAAAACTTTTTAAACTTCAAAAATGCCCCTTCTTTTACTATGGACTATAAGCTTCCTGATAGCAGTATGGAAAATTTCATGAAAACCTCAAATTTTAAGTTCCTAAATAAAAAAGATGTGATAAAATTTGTAGTAAGTTCTTTAAAAGATCTCAAAAAAGCAATGGATATAATAACAGAATTTAATCTTTCAAAAAAAACAAATATTTATATCAGTCCAGTGTTCGGAAGGATTTCTCCTGAGACCATTGTTGATTTCATGAAGGATAACAAACTTAATGATGTAACACTGCAAATACAAATCCATAAAATCATATGGAATCCAAATAAAAGAGGTGTATAA
- a CDS encoding 2-hydroxyacyl-CoA dehydratase family protein: protein MKKIGLTTTVPIEVLLSAGYTPIDLNNIFVGSKDYSKYIDIAEKDGFPKSLCAWIKGIYGACISNDIKEIVGVHDGDCSNTKALTEVLSMKGIKVYPFSYPSSHNINDVKDELDAFMNLFHVTLNQVEKIRTRLNKLRELGIEIDKLTFEDNKATALENHIWQISFSDLNGDIDAFNSDLIKTIADIKKREASSSKLRLGYIGVPPMTPDIYEFVTNFDAKIVYNEVQREFAFPRSSKAKDIYEQYFDYTYPYDVYFRIDEISRQIEERHIDGIIHYTQAFCYRAVQDIVIKEKLRVPVINIEGDRLNHLDARTKLRLEAFLDMLLDSKEGIF, encoded by the coding sequence ATGAAAAAAATAGGTCTGACTACTACGGTACCAATCGAAGTGTTACTATCAGCTGGTTATACTCCCATTGATTTAAATAACATTTTTGTAGGGTCTAAAGATTATTCTAAATACATTGATATTGCTGAAAAAGACGGCTTTCCAAAGAGCCTTTGCGCATGGATAAAGGGAATATACGGAGCCTGTATTAGTAATGATATAAAAGAAATTGTAGGAGTTCACGATGGTGATTGTTCAAATACAAAAGCATTGACAGAGGTTCTTTCTATGAAAGGAATAAAGGTATATCCATTTTCATATCCCTCAAGTCATAACATAAATGATGTAAAAGATGAGCTTGATGCCTTCATGAATTTATTTCATGTAACTTTAAATCAAGTTGAAAAAATAAGGACAAGATTAAATAAACTAAGAGAACTAGGTATAGAAATAGATAAACTAACTTTTGAAGATAACAAGGCAACTGCACTTGAAAACCATATATGGCAAATATCCTTCAGCGATTTAAATGGTGATATTGATGCCTTTAACAGCGATTTAATAAAAACTATAGCTGACATAAAGAAAAGAGAGGCAAGCTCATCAAAGCTCCGCCTAGGCTATATAGGCGTACCTCCTATGACGCCTGACATATATGAGTTTGTTACAAATTTTGATGCAAAAATTGTGTACAATGAAGTTCAAAGAGAATTTGCTTTTCCAAGGAGCTCAAAAGCAAAAGACATTTATGAACAATACTTCGACTACACTTATCCTTATGATGTTTACTTTAGAATAGACGAAATAAGTAGGCAAATTGAAGAGCGCCATATAGATGGAATCATCCACTACACACAAGCCTTTTGTTATAGGGCAGTCCAAGACATAGTAATAAAAGAAAAGCTCAGGGTACCTGTTATAAATATAGAAGGAGATAGATTAAATCACCTTGATGCAAGAACAAAACTCAGACTTGAAGCTTTTTTAGACATGCTTCTTGATTCTAAGGAGGGAATCTTTTGA
- a CDS encoding tryptophan transporter, giving the protein MRMNLKKLIINSLFLAVGVVLNQITPPILFGMKPDFSLAMLFIIILLNDDYKTCISTGVVAGLLAAAVTTFPGGQLPNIIDRIVTTSLVFIALRPFKDKINDKIHMIITTIVGTIISGSVFLGSALIIVGLPASFKALFITVVLPATIINAIVGTIIFVAVKKSMRVVFRQ; this is encoded by the coding sequence ATGAGAATGAACCTAAAAAAACTAATCATTAATTCTTTATTTCTTGCCGTAGGCGTAGTTTTAAACCAAATTACACCGCCAATATTATTTGGAATGAAACCTGATTTTTCATTGGCAATGTTATTCATAATAATACTACTAAATGATGACTATAAAACATGTATATCTACCGGTGTCGTAGCAGGTTTACTTGCAGCAGCTGTTACTACCTTTCCAGGTGGACAACTACCTAATATAATAGACAGAATTGTTACTACAAGTTTAGTATTTATAGCTTTAAGGCCTTTTAAAGATAAAATAAATGATAAAATCCACATGATAATAACAACTATAGTTGGTACAATTATAAGTGGTTCAGTATTTTTAGGTTCAGCCTTAATAATTGTAGGTTTGCCTGCAAGCTTTAAAGCACTATTTATTACAGTTGTTCTTCCTGCAACAATTATAAACGCAATAGTTGGTACAATTATATTTGTGGCCGTAAAAAAATCTATGAGAGTAGTATTCAGACAATAG
- the folE gene encoding GTP cyclohydrolase I FolE — protein MSIDTKAIEKHIRGILIALGDDPDREGLKETPKRVAKMYEEVFKGMEYSNDDIAEMFNKTFEEDLKESEEDNIVLVKDIEIFSHCEHHLTLMYNMTVAVAYIPNKRLIGLSKIARIADMVSRRLQLQERIGKDIAEIMEKVTASKDIAVIIKGEHGCMTSRGIKKPGALTTTMTLKGRFKNDDSLVTKLMALYKA, from the coding sequence ATGTCTATTGATACAAAAGCAATTGAAAAACACATAAGAGGAATTCTTATAGCGTTAGGAGATGATCCTGATCGTGAAGGTCTTAAGGAAACACCAAAAAGAGTAGCCAAAATGTATGAAGAAGTATTTAAGGGAATGGAATACTCAAACGACGATATAGCAGAAATGTTTAATAAGACCTTTGAAGAAGATTTAAAAGAAAGTGAAGAGGATAACATAGTCCTTGTTAAAGATATCGAAATATTTAGCCACTGTGAGCATCACCTGACGCTTATGTATAACATGACTGTTGCAGTAGCCTATATACCAAACAAGCGTCTAATTGGCCTCAGTAAAATAGCTAGAATCGCTGATATGGTTTCAAGAAGACTTCAGCTTCAAGAGAGAATAGGTAAAGACATTGCTGAAATAATGGAAAAGGTAACTGCTTCAAAAGACATTGCTGTAATTATAAAAGGCGAGCACGGCTGTATGACCTCAAGAGGTATAAAAAAGCCTGGAGCATTAACTACAACAATGACACTTAAAGGAAGATTTAAAAATGATGATTCTTTAGTAACAAAACTTATGGCTTTATACAAGGCATAA
- a CDS encoding ABC transporter ATP-binding protein: protein MDIIKLKNVSKIYTDGDNKLYALSDITLSIQEGEMLAVMGASGSGKSTLLNILGCIDSLTEGEYYFKNNLVNSKKSVELSKLRRNDIGFIFQNYSLIQKYNVVENVMLSLQYKNLSTHNRISKKEIKNKAIKTLIDLGLKEKLYKLPSNLSGGEQQRVAIARALVGDKRVILADEPTGALDKKNGQQLINILKKVNELGVTLVIVTHDKTVANKCTRTIYIEDGKVVNSI, encoded by the coding sequence ATGGACATTATTAAACTAAAAAATGTATCTAAAATATATACTGATGGTGATAATAAGTTATATGCATTAAGTGATATTACTTTATCAATCCAAGAAGGAGAAATGCTAGCAGTGATGGGTGCATCTGGCTCAGGTAAATCAACATTGTTAAATATATTAGGATGTATTGATTCATTAACAGAAGGCGAATATTATTTTAAGAACAATTTAGTTAATAGTAAAAAAAGCGTTGAATTATCAAAGTTAAGAAGAAACGATATAGGATTTATATTTCAAAATTATTCACTAATACAAAAATATAATGTTGTTGAGAATGTTATGCTATCTCTTCAATATAAAAATCTTTCTACTCATAATCGCATAAGCAAAAAAGAAATAAAAAATAAGGCGATAAAAACTCTTATAGATTTAGGCCTTAAAGAGAAACTTTATAAGTTGCCATCAAATTTATCTGGTGGTGAACAACAAAGAGTAGCAATAGCTAGGGCATTGGTTGGTGATAAAAGAGTAATACTAGCAGATGAACCGACTGGAGCTTTAGATAAAAAGAATGGACAGCAACTAATTAATATTTTAAAAAAAGTAAATGAACTAGGTGTTACGCTTGTTATTGTAACTCACGATAAAACTGTAGCAAATAAATGTACAAGGACTATCTATATTGAAGATGGAAAAGTTGTTAATAGTATTTAA
- the queD gene encoding 6-carboxytetrahydropterin synthase QueD, which translates to MYILKIEHSFDSAHFLNNYNGKCANIHGHRWRVEIEIQSETLIDDMIEDFTILKKRIKEVLDFYDHALIIEKNSLRKLTFDCLIEDGFKIIELDFRPTAENFSKFFFDEIRKLNYDVRKITVYETPNNSASYVKEV; encoded by the coding sequence ATGTATATTTTAAAAATAGAACATAGCTTTGATAGCGCACACTTCCTTAATAACTATAATGGTAAATGTGCAAACATTCATGGACATAGATGGAGAGTAGAAATTGAAATACAATCTGAAACTCTCATTGATGATATGATTGAAGATTTTACAATTCTTAAGAAGAGGATTAAAGAAGTCCTTGATTTTTATGACCATGCTTTAATAATAGAAAAAAATAGTCTTAGAAAATTAACCTTTGACTGCCTTATAGAAGATGGCTTTAAAATAATAGAATTGGACTTTAGACCAACTGCCGAAAACTTTTCAAAATTCTTTTTTGATGAAATAAGAAAATTAAATTATGATGTAAGAAAAATAACAGTATATGAAACACCAAATAACAGTGCTTCATATGTAAAAGAGGTATAG
- a CDS encoding amino acid ABC transporter ATP-binding protein: MLMIEAKNLTKTFGKLTVFEDLNVNISKGEVLVIIGPSGSGKSTFLRCLNHLEEPNGGQVIIEGEVLNHKDKKKYREIIEKTGMVFQSYNLFPHMTVLQNVMEAPITVKKENKSEVRKRAEALLYKVGLSDKMNVYPSKLSGGQKQRVAIARALCMQPDIMLFDEPTSALDPELVGEVLSVMKELAEEGMTMVVVTHEMGFAREVADRVIFMDGGKIVEENTPEGIFTNPKEERTKEFLNKIL; encoded by the coding sequence ATGTTAATGATTGAAGCTAAAAATTTAACAAAAACCTTTGGAAAGTTAACTGTTTTTGAAGATCTAAATGTTAATATTTCAAAGGGGGAAGTTCTTGTTATAATAGGACCATCTGGTTCAGGAAAAAGTACGTTTTTAAGATGTTTAAATCATCTTGAAGAGCCAAATGGAGGCCAGGTTATTATTGAAGGAGAGGTTTTAAACCATAAGGATAAGAAGAAGTATAGAGAGATAATAGAGAAAACAGGAATGGTTTTTCAAAGTTATAATCTATTTCCACATATGACTGTACTTCAAAATGTTATGGAAGCTCCAATTACTGTTAAAAAAGAAAATAAGAGTGAGGTACGCAAAAGGGCAGAGGCATTACTTTATAAGGTTGGGTTAAGTGATAAAATGAATGTATATCCTTCAAAACTGTCAGGCGGACAAAAGCAGAGGGTTGCCATTGCAAGAGCGCTTTGTATGCAGCCTGACATAATGCTGTTTGATGAACCAACTTCTGCATTAGATCCGGAGCTTGTAGGAGAAGTTTTAAGTGTAATGAAAGAGCTTGCAGAAGAGGGAATGACAATGGTAGTTGTAACTCACGAAATGGGCTTCGCACGTGAAGTTGCTGATAGAGTAATATTTATGGACGGTGGAAAAATAGTTGAAGAGAATACTCCAGAAGGGATATTCACAAATCCCAAAGAAGAAAGAACTAAGGAATTTTTAAATAAAATATTATAA
- the queC gene encoding 7-cyano-7-deazaguanine synthase QueC, producing the protein MEISINKEKALVVFSGGQDSTTCLFWAKKRYKEVVAVSFDYNQKHKLELECAKDICKKHGVEHHILDMKLLNQLAPNSLTRADMKVDEDAPKDGPPNTFVDGRNLLFLSFAAVFAKQRGINNIITGVSQSDFSGYPDCRDVFIKSLNVTLNLAMDYQFVLITPLMWIDKAETWKLADDLGVLDIVKNETLTCYNGIKGNGCGECPACKLRKNGYVEFKRLYK; encoded by the coding sequence ATGGAAATAAGTATAAATAAAGAGAAAGCTCTCGTAGTATTCAGTGGAGGACAAGACAGCACAACCTGTTTATTTTGGGCAAAGAAAAGATATAAAGAGGTTGTAGCTGTATCCTTCGATTACAATCAAAAACATAAGCTTGAACTTGAATGTGCAAAAGATATATGTAAAAAACACGGAGTTGAACATCATATTTTGGACATGAAGCTTCTAAATCAACTAGCTCCTAATTCCTTAACTAGAGCTGATATGAAAGTAGATGAAGATGCACCTAAAGACGGTCCTCCTAACACTTTTGTAGACGGAAGAAATCTGCTCTTTTTAAGCTTTGCAGCTGTATTTGCAAAACAGAGAGGAATAAATAACATAATAACTGGGGTATCTCAAAGTGACTTCAGCGGTTATCCTGATTGTAGAGATGTGTTTATAAAATCTCTAAACGTAACTTTAAACTTAGCTATGGATTATCAATTTGTACTAATAACACCCCTTATGTGGATAGACAAAGCTGAAACCTGGAAACTTGCCGATGATTTAGGCGTTTTAGATATAGTAAAAAATGAAACTTTAACTTGTTATAATGGAATTAAGGGCAACGGCTGTGGAGAGTGTCCAGCTTGTAAGCTCAGAAAAAACGGATATGTAGAATTCAAAAGACTATATAAGTAA
- a CDS encoding acyl-CoA dehydratase activase, which yields MKTLGIDLGSREVKLALMENNKICSTFKISTISFYKNYCSYKNNKIEVDLEKLNLSDILSGVSTGYGRNNTNLSLFKPINEIKAHVYGVMYQTNLKDFVLLDIGGQDVKAAKVEGGFIKDLELNEKCAASCGRYLENMANVLEIPLDEMNSFYENPVKLNSTCAVFSESELIGKIAEGTSIERLCAGVNYSMYNKMKPLLTKFMAKTLVLTGGVANNYAIKKYLSHDYENIIVPGNPQFNGAIGCCFYGSKLYSKE from the coding sequence TTGAAAACTTTAGGTATTGATCTTGGAAGCAGAGAAGTAAAACTCGCACTTATGGAAAATAATAAAATATGCAGTACCTTTAAAATAAGTACTATAAGCTTTTATAAAAATTATTGTTCCTACAAAAATAATAAAATTGAAGTTGATTTAGAAAAACTAAATTTAAGTGATATACTAAGCGGAGTTTCAACTGGTTATGGCAGAAATAATACAAATTTATCACTATTCAAGCCAATAAACGAAATTAAAGCTCATGTTTACGGCGTTATGTATCAAACAAATCTTAAGGATTTTGTACTCTTAGATATCGGGGGACAAGATGTTAAGGCAGCAAAGGTAGAAGGTGGCTTCATAAAAGATTTAGAGCTTAACGAGAAATGTGCTGCTTCTTGTGGACGTTATCTAGAAAATATGGCAAATGTTCTTGAGATACCTCTAGATGAAATGAATTCCTTCTATGAAAATCCAGTTAAACTAAACTCAACCTGTGCTGTTTTCTCTGAATCTGAACTCATAGGAAAAATAGCTGAAGGAACCTCTATAGAAAGACTCTGTGCTGGAGTAAACTACTCTATGTACAATAAAATGAAACCTTTGCTTACAAAATTCATGGCAAAAACCTTGGTACTTACAGGGGGAGTTGCAAACAACTATGCTATTAAAAAATATCTTTCCCACGACTATGAAAATATAATAGTTCCAGGAAACCCTCAGTTTAATGGTGCCATTGGGTGCTGCTTCTATGGAAGCAAATTATATAGTAAGGAGTAA
- a CDS encoding ferredoxin: MKAFVDKETCIGCGTCPAICPEIFEMEDDGKAVASDAEIANDLKESAQDAAESCPVDAIMVR, translated from the coding sequence ATGAAAGCATTTGTAGATAAAGAAACTTGTATTGGCTGTGGTACATGTCCCGCAATCTGTCCTGAAATATTTGAAATGGAGGATGATGGCAAAGCTGTTGCCTCAGATGCAGAAATTGCAAACGATCTAAAAGAATCAGCTCAAGATGCAGCAGAATCCTGTCCTGTGGACGCCATCATGGTGAGATAA
- a CDS encoding ABC transporter substrate-binding protein: protein MLKKIFSLSVVLVLTLAIFTGCTSATVSKDDSLERVKKAKEIVIGIDDTYPPMEFKDKATGKVSGFDIDMANAIAKKLGVKTKFVPNSFDGIFLALKSKKFDVVHSSISITDERKKAMIFSDPYIYGGNAIFVKSDNTTIKNEKDFNNQVVGCEVGTTAQDVLAKISGIKEVKKYNAMTDAFLDLQNGRIAAVVSDPMVGDYYNVTDPGKFKKLESSLTQEPIGVAFRKEDKSLRDAYNKAIKELKKDGTMSKLSKKWFGIDVY from the coding sequence ATGTTAAAGAAGATTTTTTCATTATCAGTTGTGTTGGTATTAACACTTGCCATTTTTACAGGATGTACATCAGCTACAGTATCAAAAGATGATTCTCTTGAGAGAGTGAAGAAAGCAAAGGAAATAGTAATTGGGATAGATGACACCTATCCGCCAATGGAATTTAAGGACAAGGCTACAGGCAAGGTTTCTGGCTTTGATATAGATATGGCAAATGCTATAGCCAAAAAGCTTGGAGTAAAAACTAAATTTGTTCCTAATTCATTTGATGGTATATTTCTTGCATTAAAGTCTAAGAAATTTGATGTTGTGCACTCAAGCATAAGTATAACGGACGAGAGAAAGAAAGCAATGATATTTTCGGATCCATATATATATGGTGGAAATGCAATTTTTGTAAAATCAGACAACACTACTATTAAAAATGAAAAAGACTTTAATAATCAAGTTGTAGGCTGTGAGGTTGGAACTACTGCTCAAGATGTTTTAGCTAAAATATCAGGAATAAAAGAAGTTAAGAAATATAACGCTATGACAGATGCATTTTTGGATTTACAAAACGGAAGAATAGCAGCAGTTGTCAGTGACCCTATGGTTGGAGATTATTATAATGTTACAGATCCTGGGAAGTTTAAAAAACTGGAATCTTCTCTTACACAGGAACCTATAGGAGTTGCCTTTAGAAAAGAAGATAAATCTTTAAGAGATGCTTACAATAAAGCTATAAAAGAACTAAAAAAGGACGGAACTATGTCAAAGCTATCAAAGAAATGGTTTGGAATAGATGTCTATTAA